One Thalassotalea sediminis DNA segment encodes these proteins:
- a CDS encoding DUF1302 domain-containing protein, whose translation MKRSPLKRFCKKPLSVGIAAAILSTVASQSTAGNYELGDFDIRFTSKFSVGASWRVEDRNWRDNVGISNNLKNGLDFSNYHPILNPTPTSNTIWQGQGSYSNNGDLGNLNFDSGEMFSQLFKGTHELEIKKDNWGVFLRGMYFYDFEMSDGDRAWNNTASGASNDPCRDSKAKEQVCQDVRLLHAYFFGDYYIDDMPFSLRIGQQTIGWGEGLLISHGISEINPIDISRVKAPGAELTEAFIPFGAVWGSLGVTEDFSVEMFYQYAWEETILPAPGTYFSTNDFAGDGGRYNNVQLGFTGNPDMDLDYVIAGLNEIGGMLNSGDPAMIAGASAGYLAYPTKITLKGPGAKGVNAPDDGGQYGVRFSWFLPDFNDTELSLYHINYHSRRPVFSGITANFTTEAVMQDLAMLKDTTITEKNYTDLHAFSKVQLDYPEDIKLYGLSFNTSIGGFAVAGEMSHRQDEPLQIDDVELLFAAMPQQLAHPDSISFRPELDGISQMPVFEPGKKANGFILTDTTQAQLIFSKFWGPSLGADQFTSLLEVGGIRIHDMPSEDELRLNGPGTARNGGIEGKEGLEMAIQGGVETNPFPDDFAWGYRLVTKLDYNNVFAGVNISPRIVFSHDVSGITPDPLFLFVEDRKSISAGVTFDYQSRWSANISYNGFWGGVGTTNKMEDRDYVSFNVKYSL comes from the coding sequence ATGAAACGTAGCCCTTTAAAACGATTTTGTAAAAAGCCGTTATCGGTAGGAATAGCGGCAGCTATCTTATCGACAGTTGCTAGTCAATCAACGGCTGGTAATTATGAACTTGGCGATTTTGATATTCGATTTACTTCAAAATTTTCAGTTGGTGCAAGTTGGCGAGTTGAAGACCGTAACTGGCGTGATAACGTTGGTATTTCAAATAATTTGAAAAACGGTTTAGACTTTTCAAACTACCATCCTATTTTGAACCCCACTCCTACGTCCAATACCATTTGGCAAGGACAAGGCAGTTATTCAAATAATGGTGACCTTGGTAATTTAAATTTCGATTCGGGCGAAATGTTTTCACAATTGTTCAAAGGTACCCACGAATTAGAAATAAAGAAAGATAACTGGGGTGTATTCCTCCGTGGTATGTACTTTTATGATTTTGAAATGTCAGATGGCGATCGCGCGTGGAATAATACTGCATCAGGTGCGAGCAATGATCCTTGTCGCGATAGCAAAGCTAAAGAACAAGTGTGCCAAGATGTAAGATTATTGCATGCATACTTTTTTGGTGATTATTACATTGATGATATGCCATTTTCGTTACGTATCGGTCAACAGACAATTGGATGGGGTGAAGGGTTACTCATTTCTCACGGTATTAGTGAGATCAACCCAATTGATATTTCTCGCGTGAAAGCACCGGGAGCCGAATTAACAGAAGCTTTTATTCCATTTGGTGCAGTTTGGGGCTCTTTAGGGGTTACTGAAGATTTTAGTGTAGAGATGTTTTATCAATACGCGTGGGAAGAAACCATTTTACCAGCACCAGGTACTTATTTCTCTACAAATGACTTTGCTGGTGACGGTGGCCGCTACAATAACGTACAACTTGGCTTTACAGGTAATCCAGATATGGATCTTGATTATGTAATTGCTGGATTGAACGAAATAGGTGGCATGTTAAATTCAGGTGATCCAGCGATGATTGCTGGTGCAAGTGCTGGATATTTAGCGTACCCAACAAAGATCACCTTGAAAGGGCCTGGCGCTAAGGGCGTAAATGCACCGGATGACGGTGGGCAGTACGGTGTTCGATTCTCTTGGTTCCTACCTGATTTCAATGATACAGAATTAAGTTTATATCATATTAATTATCATAGTAGACGCCCAGTTTTTAGTGGTATTACCGCAAACTTTACCACGGAAGCTGTAATGCAAGACTTAGCAATGTTGAAAGATACAACAATTACTGAGAAAAACTATACTGATTTACATGCGTTTTCTAAAGTACAACTTGATTACCCTGAAGATATTAAACTTTATGGTTTAAGTTTTAATACGTCAATTGGTGGCTTTGCTGTCGCAGGTGAAATGTCTCACCGTCAAGATGAACCATTACAAATAGATGATGTTGAATTGTTATTCGCTGCAATGCCACAGCAATTAGCACACCCTGATTCTATTAGCTTTAGACCTGAATTAGACGGTATTTCTCAAATGCCTGTTTTTGAGCCAGGTAAAAAAGCTAACGGGTTTATCTTAACTGATACAACGCAGGCACAGCTAATATTTTCAAAATTTTGGGGACCTAGCTTAGGTGCAGACCAGTTTACCTCATTATTGGAAGTGGGTGGTATACGTATTCACGATATGCCAAGCGAAGATGAGCTGCGTTTAAATGGTCCAGGTACTGCTAGGAATGGTGGTATTGAAGGAAAAGAAGGGCTAGAAATGGCTATTCAAGGTGGTGTTGAAACAAACCCATTTCCTGATGACTTTGCTTGGGGCTATCGCTTAGTAACCAAGCTTGATTACAACAATGTATTTGCCGGTGTAAATATTTCACCAAGAATTGTGTTTTCACACGATGTGAGTGGAATTACACCTGATCCGTTGTTCTTGTTTGTTGAAGATAGAAAATCAATCAGTGCAGGTGTCACGTTTGATTATCAAAGCCGCTGGTCGGCTAATATTTCCTATAACGGCTTTTGGGGTGGTGTAGGAACTACAAATAAGATGGAAGATAGAGACTACGTGTCGTTTAATGTTAAATATTCTTTATAA
- a CDS encoding DUF1329 domain-containing protein — MKKTTLLSLAVSLAFATSAQAKVDEQQVKKLSNELTPFGAVRGASADGSIPAWNGGITTPPSGYKPGMHHPDPFPQDKILYTVTAENIDKYKDILTPGQVKLFETYPSTFKMNVYQTRRTASYPQHVYDETLKNAARSELIQDGNGITQAAVGIPFPIPANGLEAIWNHILRYRGEALTREGGQVMPTASGDYTYIGFDEQLMIPYGVKGASPEELEESNILFMFKQKVTEPDSRVGTALLVHETMDQIKTERQAWIYNKGIGREQKAPTVAYDAPGTASDGLRTTDDFDMFNGAPNRYTWTLKGKQELLIPYNDYRLHSDKLKYEDIIQAGHINPEYVRYEKHRVWVVEANLKENTRHIYKKRVFFIDEDSWQIAVTDIYDDRDEMYRVGMAHGINYYEVPTHWSTLDVFHDLQSKRYIAIGLDNEHKMYDFSAKLRKSKFRSRALRIENR; from the coding sequence ATGAAGAAAACAACCTTATTATCTCTTGCTGTTAGTCTTGCGTTTGCAACCAGTGCACAAGCAAAAGTTGATGAACAACAAGTTAAGAAATTATCAAATGAATTAACGCCTTTTGGTGCTGTTCGTGGAGCAAGTGCTGATGGTAGTATTCCAGCTTGGAATGGTGGTATTACTACACCTCCTTCTGGTTACAAGCCAGGTATGCATCATCCAGATCCGTTTCCACAAGATAAAATTCTTTATACGGTAACGGCTGAAAACATTGATAAATACAAAGATATATTAACGCCAGGTCAAGTGAAATTGTTTGAGACGTATCCTAGTACGTTTAAAATGAACGTATACCAAACTAGGCGTACTGCATCATATCCACAACATGTCTATGATGAAACGTTAAAAAATGCTGCTCGCAGTGAGCTTATCCAAGATGGTAATGGTATTACTCAAGCTGCCGTTGGCATTCCATTTCCTATTCCTGCAAATGGTTTAGAAGCAATTTGGAACCACATTCTTCGTTACCGTGGCGAAGCACTAACACGTGAAGGTGGGCAGGTCATGCCGACAGCGTCTGGTGATTATACGTATATTGGCTTTGACGAACAATTGATGATCCCATACGGTGTAAAAGGTGCGTCTCCTGAAGAATTAGAAGAGAGTAACATACTGTTTATGTTTAAACAGAAGGTTACAGAGCCTGATTCTCGCGTTGGTACGGCATTATTGGTTCATGAAACGATGGATCAAATCAAAACGGAACGTCAAGCGTGGATATATAACAAAGGTATTGGTCGAGAGCAAAAAGCGCCAACCGTTGCTTATGATGCCCCAGGTACAGCTTCAGATGGTTTAAGAACCACTGATGACTTTGATATGTTTAATGGTGCGCCGAATCGTTATACATGGACACTAAAAGGTAAACAAGAGCTTCTGATTCCTTATAACGATTATCGTTTACACAGTGACAAGCTAAAATATGAAGATATTATTCAAGCGGGCCACATTAACCCTGAATATGTGCGTTATGAAAAGCACCGTGTCTGGGTTGTTGAAGCTAACTTAAAAGAAAATACGCGTCATATTTATAAGAAGCGTGTATTCTTTATCGATGAAGATAGCTGGCAAATTGCAGTAACTGATATCTACGATGATCGTGATGAAATGTATCGTGTAGGAATGGCACATGGTATTAATTACTATGAAGTACCAACACATTGGTCAACATTAGATGTATTTCACGATTTACAATCTAAACGCTATATTGCTATTGGTTTAGATAACGAACACAAAATGTATGACTTTTCAGCTAAACTTAGAAAATCGAAGTTTAGATCTAGAGCGTTACGTATTGAGAACAGATAA
- a CDS encoding WD40/YVTN/BNR-like repeat-containing protein, whose protein sequence is MIRILVTVLVLISSASHSQQVTKPAIMSAMAPNKLLLDVTAVDNKFFIAVGERGHIIRGTSIESVEQMPVPVQTTLTGVVMVNEQVGWAVGHDSLILHTADGGKSWQIQQYLPSQQKPLMDVVFKNEKEGVAIGSYGLFYRTYDGGNTWEREYHVSLLSDEDKEYLDDLKQEDEQAYLDERANILPHFNRIYLDGRTTYLVGELGLIAKSNDFGKTWQRFEEIYHGSFYDIIRTQQGNLLTVGLRGNVFRTLQNGMPWNNSKTGVTALLNDIILGGENIIYIVGNNGVLLVSDDDGVTFKQRIQSDGKAILAGVMFNNELIVASEVGIKLIQVSK, encoded by the coding sequence ATGATAAGAATTTTGGTAACGGTCTTGGTTTTAATCTCAAGTGCTTCACATAGCCAGCAAGTGACTAAACCGGCCATAATGTCAGCAATGGCACCTAACAAGTTGCTGTTAGATGTTACTGCTGTTGATAATAAATTTTTTATCGCGGTTGGAGAACGAGGCCACATTATTCGTGGTACTTCTATAGAATCAGTTGAACAAATGCCAGTACCAGTACAAACAACACTCACTGGCGTTGTTATGGTAAATGAGCAGGTTGGTTGGGCTGTTGGTCATGACAGTTTGATTTTACACACCGCAGATGGCGGTAAAAGCTGGCAAATTCAACAATACTTACCAAGTCAGCAAAAACCGCTGATGGACGTGGTATTTAAAAACGAAAAGGAAGGTGTTGCAATAGGTTCATATGGCTTGTTTTATCGTACGTATGATGGTGGTAATACATGGGAACGCGAATACCATGTGTCTTTATTATCTGATGAAGATAAAGAATATCTCGATGACCTCAAGCAAGAAGATGAGCAAGCGTACTTAGATGAGCGCGCAAATATATTGCCACACTTTAACCGAATTTACCTTGATGGGCGCACTACATATTTAGTTGGCGAGTTAGGTTTGATAGCCAAAAGTAATGATTTTGGTAAAACATGGCAACGCTTTGAAGAAATTTATCACGGTTCGTTTTACGATATTATCAGAACGCAACAAGGTAATTTGTTAACGGTGGGCTTACGTGGAAATGTATTTAGAACATTACAAAATGGCATGCCATGGAATAACAGCAAAACTGGTGTGACTGCGTTATTGAATGACATCATATTAGGTGGAGAAAATATTATTTATATTGTTGGAAATAATGGCGTGTTATTAGTAAGTGATGATGATGGTGTTACTTTCAAACAACGTATACAGTCAGATGGAAAAGCGATATTAGCAGGAGTGATGTTCAACAATGAGCTTATAGTCGCTTCAGAAGTTGGCATTAAATTAATACAGGTATCTAAATAG
- a CDS encoding efflux RND transporter permease subunit has translation MNVDSFISRIEVSVFRKRGIVLALFAMITAFLVFQASQIKLDAAFTKNIPLNHEYMQTYLKHRENFGGANNVLISVCHKEGDIFNQEFFSALKGVHDQLFFIPGVNRTQVQSLFSPSTRFVEVVEDGFAGGPVVPADFQPTPEGLAIVKGNIEKAGIVGRIIADDYSCAMVKATLMEHHPETGEKLDSIALADKLENDVRKPFEKGNITVHIIGFTKMVGDVADGAKGVVTFFGVAIVITAVMVFLFSRSLSLTLLPIACSIVAVIWQMGILSTLGFGLDPMSILVPFLVFAIGVSHGVQMINAVGKRVANGFSTKAAAQFSFRSLVVPGVAALLSDTVGFITLLSIDIGIIRELAITASLGVAVIIFTNLLLLPIVISYLDVSKHSAKTHGNETKQVDWTWLASLSKRGPATVVLVISAVLFALGFYYSQQLKIGELHAGAPALHEESRYNQDTFLITDRYAISVDYMSVLVETTESACTNSEVLKTMDALQWKMENVEGVQSAVSLASVLKVINAGYYEGNLKWRIISPNKYAIAQALSNIPSSTGLLNNECSVMPIILFLEDHKAETINRVVEQAKLTIAELNNDLLTFKLASGPIGVMAATNEAVEEAQLPMMLYVYGAVILLCLISFRSVRATIAVVLPLFIVSTLAQWLMTVLDIGLTVSTLPVIALGVGIGVDYGIYILSTMSVRLREGMSLNEAYLIALQERGSAVLFTGVTLAIGVSTWFFSDLKFQMDMGILLTFMFLVNMLGAITILPAIASYLWRGK, from the coding sequence ATGAATGTAGATTCGTTTATCAGTCGCATTGAAGTCAGTGTATTTAGAAAGCGTGGTATTGTATTAGCGCTTTTTGCGATGATTACTGCTTTTCTTGTTTTCCAAGCTTCACAAATTAAACTCGATGCAGCGTTCACTAAGAATATTCCATTAAATCATGAGTACATGCAAACGTATCTAAAGCATCGAGAAAATTTCGGTGGTGCGAATAATGTACTTATTTCCGTTTGTCATAAAGAAGGGGATATCTTTAACCAGGAATTCTTTTCAGCCTTGAAAGGTGTGCATGATCAACTGTTCTTTATTCCTGGCGTAAACCGCACACAAGTTCAATCGTTATTCTCGCCAAGTACTCGATTTGTTGAAGTGGTTGAAGATGGCTTTGCAGGTGGTCCTGTCGTTCCAGCAGATTTTCAACCAACGCCTGAAGGCTTAGCTATTGTCAAAGGCAATATTGAAAAGGCAGGTATCGTTGGTCGAATAATTGCCGATGATTATAGTTGTGCAATGGTAAAAGCGACCTTGATGGAACACCATCCAGAAACAGGTGAGAAGCTCGACTCTATTGCACTAGCTGATAAATTAGAAAACGACGTTAGAAAGCCATTTGAAAAAGGCAATATTACCGTTCATATCATTGGTTTTACTAAAATGGTAGGTGATGTAGCTGACGGTGCGAAGGGGGTAGTAACATTCTTCGGCGTTGCTATTGTAATTACTGCGGTGATGGTCTTTTTGTTTTCTCGCTCCTTATCGTTAACGCTATTACCTATCGCGTGTTCAATTGTTGCTGTTATTTGGCAAATGGGCATATTATCGACGTTAGGCTTCGGTCTAGATCCCATGTCAATTTTGGTGCCATTTCTTGTGTTTGCCATAGGGGTAAGTCACGGCGTTCAAATGATCAATGCGGTGGGTAAGCGTGTAGCAAATGGTTTTTCTACTAAAGCTGCAGCTCAGTTCAGCTTTCGATCGCTTGTTGTGCCCGGTGTAGCGGCATTATTATCAGACACTGTAGGTTTTATTACCTTGTTGTCTATTGATATTGGTATTATTCGCGAGCTAGCAATTACCGCATCTTTAGGTGTTGCTGTGATAATTTTTACCAACTTATTGCTGTTACCTATAGTGATATCATATCTTGATGTAAGTAAGCATAGTGCTAAAACGCATGGTAATGAAACCAAGCAAGTAGATTGGACATGGTTAGCGAGCCTTAGTAAGCGAGGTCCTGCAACGGTTGTATTAGTTATTAGTGCGGTATTATTTGCGCTTGGTTTTTACTATTCGCAACAATTAAAAATTGGTGAACTTCATGCAGGGGCACCGGCGCTTCACGAAGAGTCTCGTTATAACCAAGATACGTTTTTAATTACAGATCGCTATGCTATTAGTGTTGATTATATGTCTGTACTTGTAGAAACCACAGAAAGTGCATGTACTAATAGTGAAGTTTTAAAAACGATGGATGCACTGCAATGGAAGATGGAAAATGTTGAAGGGGTGCAGTCTGCAGTAAGTTTAGCGTCAGTACTTAAAGTGATAAATGCGGGCTATTATGAAGGTAACTTAAAGTGGCGTATTATTTCACCGAATAAATATGCAATTGCACAAGCATTATCAAATATACCGAGCTCTACTGGCTTATTGAATAATGAATGCTCGGTCATGCCGATAATCCTATTTTTAGAAGATCATAAAGCGGAAACGATTAATCGTGTTGTAGAACAAGCGAAATTAACAATAGCTGAGCTTAATAATGACTTATTAACCTTTAAACTTGCGTCAGGGCCTATTGGTGTTATGGCAGCAACTAACGAAGCCGTAGAAGAAGCGCAATTACCCATGATGCTATATGTATATGGTGCGGTAATTTTGTTGTGCTTAATTAGCTTTAGAAGTGTGCGCGCAACTATAGCCGTGGTATTACCATTATTTATCGTTTCAACATTAGCACAATGGTTAATGACGGTATTAGATATTGGCTTAACGGTATCGACACTACCTGTAATTGCCTTGGGTGTTGGTATTGGCGTTGACTATGGTATTTATATTCTTTCTACCATGAGTGTTCGTTTGCGAGAAGGAATGTCCTTAAACGAAGCCTATTTAATCGCTTTACAGGAACGAGGTAGTGCTGTGCTATTTACCGGTGTAACGCTGGCAATTGGCGTATCGACTTGGTTCTTTTCCGATCTGAAATTTCAGATGGATATGGGAATATTATTAACCTTTATGTTCTTAGTAAACATGCTCGGTGCGATTACCATATTACCAGCAATTGCAAGTTACCTATGGCGAGGAAAATAA